TGTGAGTTCGATTCCCACCGGCTGAAGCAGGAATGGTGAAAGAAGGAGCGTCCATGTCGAGCGGACGCCCTTTACCATTCAGCAGCATGCCCGCAAACGGACTACGCCGGAGAATTGGATTCTTCGCATAGACGACGCGCGCACGATTCGGCTCGTCCTCTGGGCAGTCGCTGAGCGCTTCTGCCACAGTTCGATGCGATTGCTTCCGTCCCGCACCGTGAGTTGGATTAGGGAACTTAAAGTCATCCCTATCGCGCATCCCCACAACGATCAATCGCAGGCGCTTCTGCGGGACGCCGTAGTCCGCAGCATTAAGCACCTTCCACTGAATCTTGTATCCGAGCTTCGCCAGCTCCCGCACCTTCTCCTCGAGATACGGAAGGAAGCGAGCAGTAGCTAATCCATGAACATTTTCCAGCATGAAGGCTTTCGGTTTGACCTCACGCACAGCACGAACGAATTGCGGGACCATGTCGCGCAGATCGTCGTTCCCTAGTTGCTTACCAGACACCGAGAACGGCTGGCACGGCGGTCCGCCTGCGACGAGATCAACAGCACCTCGATACTTCTTGAAATTTACCTCTCTGACATCCCCGCAGAGATGATCAACGCCAGGCATATTGCGGGCGTGCGTGTCCATAGCCGTGCGCTCGTACTCAACGGCGGCGACAACATCCCACCCAGCCGTCTTCAGCCCAAGCGAAAGCCCCCCTG
This window of the Rhodanobacter soli genome carries:
- a CDS encoding DNA cytosine methyltransferase, whose translation is MKAIDLFCGAGGLSLGLKTAGWDVVAAVEYERTAMDTHARNMPGVDHLCGDVREVNFKKYRGAVDLVAGGPPCQPFSVSGKQLGNDDLRDMVPQFVRAVREVKPKAFMLENVHGLATARFLPYLEEKVRELAKLGYKIQWKVLNAADYGVPQKRLRLIVVGMRDRDDFKFPNPTHGAGRKQSHRTVAEALSDCPEDEPNRARVVYAKNPILRRSPFAGMLLNGKGRPLDMDAPSFTIPASAGGNRTHILDPDGVLRKYHAHLMRGGKPRQGDVEGCARLTVKQSARLQTFPDWFEFVGRRNQRYTQIGNAVPPAFAAVVAKQVLKFAR